A single genomic interval of Chryseobacterium paludis harbors:
- a CDS encoding DUF4252 domain-containing protein: MKNLKTILFISCTLLLLQSCVVSHRPNMDFFSDSGYDFKGAKFESINVPMFLAKPFIKKALREDGDNEEVVDLIKKISKVKVLTVENGDPEMLADYAKYLNNNNYEDWATIKHDGDNVNVRVKQSGENIKNMLITVNSDKELVFVDVRGNFTPDDISKFINSASDK; this comes from the coding sequence ATGAAAAACTTAAAAACCATTTTATTTATTAGTTGTACGCTACTTCTGCTTCAGTCTTGTGTAGTTTCACATCGGCCTAATATGGATTTCTTTTCAGACTCCGGATATGATTTTAAAGGGGCAAAGTTTGAAAGTATCAATGTACCCATGTTCTTAGCCAAGCCTTTTATAAAAAAAGCGCTGAGAGAAGATGGAGATAATGAAGAAGTTGTTGATCTTATCAAGAAGATATCGAAAGTCAAAGTGTTGACTGTAGAGAATGGAGACCCAGAGATGCTGGCAGATTATGCGAAATATCTTAACAATAACAATTATGAAGATTGGGCAACGATAAAGCATGATGGAGATAATGTAAATGTCCGGGTAAAACAATCCGGTGAAAACATCAAAAATATGCTGATCACAGTAAACTCAGATAAAGAATTGGTGTTTGTAGATGTGAGAGGGAACTTTACTCCGGATGATATTTCAAAATTCATTAATTCAGCTTCAGATAAATAA
- a CDS encoding DUF4252 domain-containing protein produces the protein MKKILIIFALAFSHFFTAYGQEDKFDRLFEKYQQVEGVTSIKIAKPMFGMLSSLNIDDSQLDQIKPLLSKINGLRILITENPENADSSVGRKVQNSLSQINKDISSYLSHLNYNEIMTVNSSGNKIKFLSSEAKDGILDDVLLSIDSGDGGNVLVMLDGKLSMDDLNKIIKSSETKTSSITNTRTSSVTSSNSTSYLNGEARNVGEFSGIQVSTGVNVVYKQESPISVKVIADADKLQYVITKVENGILKVYVDNKGVKNLRFKNLNVNVSSPRMNNIKTSSGANFVTVNTVKEDNMDIEASSGAVINGKFNISNVTNVSSTSGANIKATISTSSIVVKASSGSDTKLEGQANSGVMDISSGAVCKAENLRINEVEAESTSGASLSINVDRKLKVRASSGGLVKYKGNPEIDSKISKMSGGTLKPID, from the coding sequence ATGAAAAAAATATTGATAATATTCGCGCTTGCTTTTTCCCATTTTTTTACTGCATATGGGCAGGAAGACAAGTTCGATAGACTTTTTGAAAAATATCAACAAGTAGAAGGTGTAACTTCTATTAAGATTGCAAAACCAATGTTTGGAATGCTTAGCAGTCTGAATATCGATGACTCTCAGCTGGATCAGATCAAGCCATTACTCTCCAAGATCAATGGATTGAGAATTCTGATCACAGAAAATCCCGAAAATGCGGACAGCAGCGTAGGGAGGAAGGTGCAAAATAGTTTGTCCCAGATCAATAAAGATATCTCCTCTTACCTTAGCCACCTGAATTACAATGAGATTATGACCGTAAACAGTAGTGGAAACAAAATAAAGTTTCTTTCGTCAGAAGCTAAAGACGGTATACTGGATGATGTACTCTTAAGTATAGACAGTGGAGATGGAGGTAATGTCTTGGTAATGCTGGATGGAAAGCTCTCCATGGATGATCTTAATAAAATTATTAAGTCCAGTGAAACGAAAACAAGCTCGATCACCAATACCAGGACAAGCAGCGTTACTTCGAGTAACAGCACTTCATACCTGAATGGCGAGGCCAGAAATGTGGGTGAGTTCTCAGGAATTCAGGTAAGCACAGGTGTAAATGTGGTTTATAAACAGGAAAGCCCGATCAGTGTAAAAGTAATTGCTGATGCTGATAAACTTCAGTATGTTATTACCAAAGTGGAAAATGGTATTCTGAAGGTGTATGTTGATAATAAAGGGGTGAAAAATTTGAGATTTAAAAACTTAAATGTTAACGTTTCTTCTCCAAGAATGAATAATATAAAAACATCTTCAGGAGCAAACTTTGTAACAGTAAATACAGTGAAAGAAGATAATATGGATATCGAAGCTTCATCGGGAGCCGTTATCAATGGAAAGTTTAATATTTCTAATGTTACTAATGTCAGTTCAACTTCAGGTGCTAATATCAAAGCAACAATCAGTACTTCCTCTATCGTTGTTAAAGCATCAAGCGGATCAGATACTAAGCTTGAAGGGCAAGCTAATTCTGGAGTAATGGATATAAGCAGTGGGGCGGTATGTAAAGCTGAAAACTTAAGAATAAACGAAGTTGAGGCGGAATCTACATCAGGAGCAAGTCTTAGCATTAATGTGGATCGTAAACTTAAAGTAAGGGCTTCATCAGGTGGATTGGTGAAATATAAAGGAAACCCGGAAATTGATTCTAAAATCAGTAAAATGTCAGGTGGAACTTTAAAGCCCATCGACTAA
- a CDS encoding RNA polymerase sigma factor: MTQETFKNSVFILKNEMYRFAKRFVMSSDEAEDVVQDLMVKFWQKRDELEQFGNLKSYALKSVKNECLNRLKHHDVKIGFADMQLHRSELYSMEVNNLKDHIIGFINQLPEKQKMVIHLKDVEEYEVSEISEMLEMEENAVRVNLMRARQKVKEQISQLMNYEQRSISR, translated from the coding sequence ATGACCCAGGAAACCTTTAAAAATTCGGTGTTTATTCTCAAAAATGAGATGTATCGTTTTGCGAAAAGGTTTGTCATGAGCAGTGATGAAGCAGAAGATGTCGTGCAGGATCTAATGGTCAAGTTTTGGCAGAAAAGAGATGAGCTGGAGCAGTTTGGAAATTTAAAATCCTATGCACTGAAATCAGTAAAGAATGAATGTCTGAACAGACTGAAGCACCATGATGTAAAGATTGGTTTTGCAGATATGCAGCTTCATCGGTCAGAGCTCTATAGTATGGAAGTTAATAACCTCAAGGATCATATTATTGGATTTATTAATCAGCTTCCTGAGAAACAAAAAATGGTTATCCATTTAAAAGATGTAGAAGAGTATGAAGTGTCTGAAATTTCTGAAATGCTGGAAATGGAAGAAAATGCGGTAAGAGTAAATCTTATGCGGGCAAGACAAAAAGTAAAAGAACAAATCTCACAACTGATGAATTATGAACAACGATCAATTTCAAGATAA
- a CDS encoding GlmU family protein, with amino-acid sequence MQLVFSDAQYWEDFLPLTFTRPIAEMRCGILTFSERWQKLLENSEVSYFTENYLQKKFKNPDEKESLFLVTNFLPTESVLQQIKDLKQGEALVYEDELIAAKINMKGFSLSQIEKMTDIKEELVFFKKPKDLFTYNHKAIDFDFNLLTEGKVSQELSSTNGFLGDKKDLFIEEGAEIEFSTLNTKTGKIYIGKNTEVMEGCHLRGPIALCDHSKFNLGAKIYGATTIGPHCKIGGEVNNIIVFGYSSKGHEGFVGNSVIGEWCNFGADTNSSNMKNNYGHVKFWSYRTKAFEDTGLQFAGLIMGDHSKTAINTQLNTGTVIGVASNIFKEGFPPNLIENFSWGGFKGDERFKLDKAYEVAERAMARRKVPLTEDDKGILKHIFDTYQT; translated from the coding sequence ATGCAATTAGTATTCTCAGATGCACAATATTGGGAAGATTTTCTTCCGCTTACTTTTACACGTCCTATTGCAGAAATGCGTTGTGGGATTCTTACCTTCTCTGAAAGATGGCAGAAATTATTAGAAAATTCTGAAGTTTCTTATTTCACAGAAAATTACTTACAAAAGAAATTTAAAAATCCCGATGAAAAAGAGAGTCTGTTTCTTGTGACTAATTTTCTTCCAACTGAAAGTGTATTACAGCAAATAAAAGATCTGAAACAAGGAGAAGCTTTAGTATATGAAGATGAACTGATTGCTGCTAAGATCAATATGAAAGGTTTTTCATTAAGTCAGATTGAAAAAATGACGGATATTAAAGAAGAGCTTGTTTTCTTTAAGAAACCAAAAGATCTGTTTACTTATAATCATAAAGCTATTGATTTCGATTTTAACTTATTAACGGAAGGAAAAGTATCACAGGAACTTTCTTCAACCAATGGTTTTTTAGGTGATAAAAAGGATTTATTCATAGAAGAAGGAGCAGAAATTGAGTTTTCTACATTAAATACAAAAACCGGTAAAATTTACATCGGAAAAAATACAGAAGTAATGGAAGGCTGCCACCTTCGTGGACCTATTGCACTTTGTGATCATTCTAAATTTAATCTTGGAGCAAAGATCTACGGAGCAACCACAATTGGTCCTCATTGTAAAATTGGTGGTGAGGTTAATAATATTATTGTATTTGGATATTCCAGTAAAGGCCATGAGGGTTTTGTAGGAAATTCTGTTATTGGAGAATGGTGTAATTTCGGAGCAGATACGAATTCTTCAAATATGAAGAATAATTATGGACATGTAAAATTCTGGAGCTACAGAACCAAGGCTTTTGAAGATACAGGATTACAGTTTGCCGGATTAATTATGGGAGACCATTCTAAAACGGCTATTAATACACAACTTAATACCGGAACGGTAATCGGTGTAGCATCTAATATTTTTAAAGAAGGATTTCCTCCGAACCTTATAGAAAATTTTTCGTGGGGTGGATTTAAAGGAGATGAAAGATTTAAATTAGATAAAGCTTACGAAGTTGCAGAGAGAGCAATGGCAAGAAGAAAAGTCCCTTTAACAGAAGATGACAAGGGGATTTTAAAACATATTTTTGATACTTATCAGACCTGA
- a CDS encoding type B 50S ribosomal protein L31 — MKNGIHPENYRLVVFKDMSNDEVFLCKSTAETKDTIEYEGQEYPLIKMEISSTSHPFYTGKVKLVDTAGRVDKFMNKYKKFAK; from the coding sequence ATGAAAAACGGAATTCACCCAGAAAATTATAGACTTGTTGTTTTCAAAGATATGAGTAACGACGAGGTGTTTCTTTGCAAATCAACTGCAGAGACAAAAGATACTATCGAGTATGAAGGACAGGAGTATCCTTTAATCAAAATGGAAATCTCTTCTACTTCTCACCCTTTCTACACTGGTAAAGTGAAGTTGGTAGATACTGCAGGTAGAGTAGATAAATTCATGAACAAATACAAAAAATTCGCTAAGTAA
- a CDS encoding nucleotide pyrophosphohydrolase, translating to MEITNLQQQVDEWIKTIGVRYFNELTNMAMLTEEVGEVARIIARRYGEQSEKESDKSKDLGEELADVLFVTLCLANQTGVNLQEAFDKKMKIKTDRDKERHQNNEKLK from the coding sequence ATGGAGATTACCAATTTACAGCAGCAGGTCGACGAATGGATCAAAACAATTGGGGTTCGCTACTTTAATGAGCTGACCAATATGGCTATGCTAACGGAGGAAGTAGGAGAAGTTGCCAGAATTATCGCCAGAAGATATGGTGAACAAAGTGAAAAAGAAAGCGATAAAAGCAAAGATCTGGGCGAGGAATTGGCCGATGTTTTATTTGTAACATTATGTTTAGCCAACCAAACAGGAGTCAATTTACAGGAAGCTTTTGATAAAAAAATGAAGATAAAAACTGACCGTGATAAAGAGCGGCATCAGAATAATGAAAAACTGAAATAA
- a CDS encoding 3-phosphoshikimate 1-carboxyvinyltransferase has protein sequence MKLEKFNLIGNQTIQISGSKSISNRLLILESLFNNIKIGNLSNSQDTDMLSKALSGNSELVDIHHAGTAMRFLTSYFSIFEGKNTILTGSGRMKERPIKNLVSALKDLGAEIEYMENEGFPPLKITGKKITQSKVNVPANISSQFITSLLLIAGKLENGLEINLVGEITSRSYIEMTLDILTKFGIKASFTGNIIKVEPFTNPSSVICYEVESDWSSASYFYSICALGRETIHLKSFYKQSTQGDSAIAKIYEEFFGIKTIFSEDDHKITLQPDPNFIFPEKIELDMNNCPDIAQTLCVTAAALKIPFDISGLGTLRVKETDRLQALYNELKKLGTDTEITDLTIKSISFGEPEENISIKTYQDHRMAMSFAPFCLIKELNIEEEDVVEKSYPKFWEDLNTILIKN, from the coding sequence ATGAAGTTAGAAAAATTCAACCTAATAGGAAACCAAACAATACAGATCAGCGGTTCGAAAAGTATTTCGAATCGTTTGTTGATTTTGGAAAGTTTGTTTAATAATATAAAAATCGGAAATCTCTCAAATTCTCAGGATACGGATATGCTTAGTAAGGCACTATCCGGGAATTCTGAATTAGTAGATATTCACCATGCAGGAACTGCAATGCGTTTCCTTACTTCTTACTTTTCAATTTTTGAAGGTAAGAACACCATTCTTACCGGTTCCGGAAGAATGAAGGAAAGACCGATCAAAAATTTAGTAAGCGCCTTAAAAGACCTGGGAGCTGAGATTGAATATATGGAAAATGAGGGCTTTCCACCTTTAAAAATCACTGGAAAGAAAATTACTCAGTCCAAAGTCAATGTTCCTGCTAATATTTCAAGCCAGTTCATTACTTCCTTATTGCTTATTGCAGGAAAATTGGAGAATGGATTAGAGATCAACCTTGTCGGTGAAATTACTTCAAGGTCTTATATTGAAATGACTCTGGATATTCTGACAAAATTCGGAATTAAAGCAAGCTTTACCGGAAATATCATAAAAGTAGAACCTTTCACCAATCCATCTTCTGTGATCTGTTATGAAGTGGAAAGTGACTGGAGTTCAGCGTCATACTTTTACTCCATTTGTGCACTGGGAAGAGAAACAATACATCTGAAGAGTTTCTACAAACAATCTACTCAAGGAGATTCAGCCATTGCAAAAATTTATGAAGAGTTTTTTGGTATTAAAACGATCTTCTCAGAAGATGACCATAAGATCACCTTACAGCCTGATCCTAATTTTATATTTCCAGAAAAAATTGAATTGGATATGAACAACTGCCCCGATATTGCACAGACTCTTTGTGTAACAGCAGCGGCACTAAAAATTCCTTTTGATATTTCAGGACTTGGAACGTTAAGAGTAAAAGAAACGGATAGACTTCAGGCTTTATATAATGAACTTAAAAAATTAGGAACTGACACAGAGATCACCGATTTAACGATTAAGTCTATCAGTTTTGGAGAACCGGAAGAAAATATTTCCATTAAAACCTATCAGGATCATAGAATGGCGATGAGTTTTGCTCCATTCTGCCTGATTAAAGAATTGAATATCGAAGAGGAAGATGTTGTCGAAAAATCATATCCTAAGTTTTGGGAAGATCTAAATACTATTTTAATTAAAAACTAA
- a CDS encoding SDR family oxidoreductase translates to MSQHKTIIITGTSSGIGFVLAEYFGKKGHKVYGLSRKHTESQHFKSIPTDITDNDAVQNAIGEVLKTETKIDILINNAGMGMVGSVEDSSKEDILKLFNLNLVGSVQMMSAVMPNMREHRFGKIINISSIGSEMGLPFRGFYSASKSALDKVTEAMRYEVYPWNIDVCSLHLGDIKTSIAENRVRTKVSEPYKNVFDKVYALMNSHVGDGTEPLEVAEYIENLLSKNKWKAHYYFGKFGQKIGVPLKWILPQGTYENLMKKYNKLD, encoded by the coding sequence ATGTCACAACATAAAACTATAATCATCACAGGAACCTCATCGGGAATAGGTTTCGTTCTTGCTGAATATTTCGGAAAGAAAGGTCACAAGGTATATGGTTTAAGCAGAAAACATACGGAAAGTCAACATTTCAAATCTATTCCTACAGATATCACTGATAATGATGCCGTTCAAAATGCTATTGGAGAAGTTTTAAAAACAGAAACAAAAATTGATATCCTGATCAATAATGCAGGAATGGGAATGGTAGGTTCTGTTGAAGATTCATCCAAGGAAGATATTTTGAAATTATTCAATCTGAATCTGGTAGGCTCTGTTCAGATGATGAGCGCTGTCATGCCTAACATGCGTGAACATAGATTCGGAAAGATCATCAACATTTCCAGTATCGGAAGTGAAATGGGCTTACCATTCCGTGGATTTTATTCGGCTTCAAAATCAGCATTGGACAAAGTAACTGAAGCAATGCGTTACGAAGTATACCCATGGAATATTGATGTTTGTTCACTTCATTTAGGAGATATTAAAACAAGTATTGCAGAAAATAGAGTGAGAACCAAAGTTTCTGAACCCTATAAAAATGTCTTTGACAAAGTATATGCTTTAATGAATTCTCATGTGGGTGATGGAACCGAGCCTCTGGAAGTTGCAGAATATATTGAAAATCTTTTAAGTAAAAATAAATGGAAAGCTCATTATTATTTTGGTAAATTCGGACAAAAGATAGGAGTTCCTTTGAAATGGATACTTCCACAGGGAACTTATGAAAATCTAATGAAAAAATACAATAAACTGGATTAG